TATTTATGTCATAATGCTTCTAAATTTCAATCTATCAGGAGGCATCATGGCATACCGTAAACCCCAACGCTACTTTTCCTTCGCCGACCTTGCCGTCGAAAAGCATGCCGATAAAAACCGCGCCCTGGCCGTGCTCAAGCAGCTCAATTTGACCATCGACTGGAATCCTATCAAAAAACTCCTGGACCAATTCTACCAAACCGGCAAACAGATCGAAGGCGGCAAGGCCTACCCGCCCCTTTTGCTATTCAAATGCCTGCTGCTTTTAAAAATGGTTTCAGATCCCCTCCGACCCGGAGCTCGAAAGCCAGATCAACGACCGCATCTCCTTTAAATCCTTCCTGGGATTGCCCCTGGATCAGGCCGCTCCGGATCACTCCACCTTTTCCAGATTCCGCAGCCGCCTGTCCAAGCAAGCCATGATAAAGCTCAACAGCGCGCTGCTTGCCCAGCTGCATCAGCACGGGATCACCGTCAATGAAGGCGTCGCCATCGATGCCCGCCTCGTTAAATCCGCTTCAAAACCAGTCTCAAACGATAAGCTCACCGAGCTTCGCGACAAAAACGCCGGCCCCGACGGCAACCTGGATAAAAACGGCAATCCGAAAAAATTCTCCCGCGATCTTGAATCCGACTGGACCATCAAAAACGATCTCCCCCATTTCGGCCTGAAAGAACATGCCGCAGTCGAGGTGGAAAATGGACTGATTTTGTCAACCACCCTCACCCCGGCCTCCCACAGCGACTCGACCTATCTGCCCTATGCCACCATCTACAGCATGCATACCGATCAGAAAATCGATGTGGTCTATGCCGACAAGGGCTATGCCGGCGCCCCGAATCGAAACTTTCTTGCCATGAACCAAATCGCCGACGGCATCATGCGAAAAAACAATATCAACGCTTCCCTTACCGAAGCCGAAATCGCCAGAAACAAATCCATCTCCAAAAAACGATACATTGTCGAACAGTATTTTGGCCTGGCCACCCTGTTTGATGATCGCAGCCGGGCACGGTTTACCACCATTGTGAAAAACAGCATCGATGCCATGTTTAGGCAGTTTGCCTTCTGCAACCTGCAAAAAGGGGCCCGGATTTTAAGGCGCCTTCCCGCATAGCGGGGGCATAGGTGCGCCTGGAGCCTCAGATCCAGGCAAATCGGCTCTGGGACAGGGCCAATATGGGGCAGTCGAGCCATTCCGAAAGCGAAAAAAGTGCTCCGAACCGCCGACCAGTCGGCCGCAAGTTGAAAAATTGGCTCCGAAAATGAAAAACTTGAGGAATGTGAGCTCAATTCAAACCTCTCTTCACGGAGCGGTCGATCATCTTTTTCCTGTCCTGCCGCTTTAAAAGCCGAGCTTGCGTGATAAAAAATCGTTGTCCACCTTCAGTTTACCGATCTGCCGGTGCAGTTTGCCGACCTGGGAAGCACTTTGCTTCTTTGTCTTTTGGTGTTTGTCAAAGATGTCCGCCGCACCGTCGAGCAACGATTTTTTCCAGGTGGCGATCATTGTGGGGTGGACACCAAAGCGTTGAGCCAGTTCGGCGGTGGTCTCCTCGTTGCGGATGGCCGCCAAGGCCACTTTGGCCTTGAAATCGGCACTGTACTTTTTACGCTTGTTGCTCATTTCAGCTCCTTTCCGATCCTGCTGACTTCAAGCTTAACATATTGTCCAAATTTTGGGGACCGCCGCCAACTAAAACTTTGCCTACAATTTACTCAAAGGCGAAACCTACAACTATCGTCAGTCGATGGGAATGCGAAAATGTACGAAAATCGGGAATGAAAAGTGTACCACCCTCCAGAAGCAATCATGGTAAATCTCTATTTTAAGCAGGGTTGCGTCATGACCGCAGTGGAGGTTTTACTGGATGATAAAAAGAAGGAATTCAATACTTGTTATCATTTCGATTTTATTTCACGACCTGTTTGCTTCGATTTGTTTAGCTACTTTCACTGTCGCAGCGATTAATCCAGTAAGGTACCAATAATGTGCATAATACAATACAGATATAAAGGTTCCTGTTACGAAAAAGGCGAAGAGTGATACCATAAAGGATAAACCGAGTGCGGAAAAATAACCGTTATTGCAAATATCACCTATTCCATCGTCACGTAAATTCTTTAACCAAATAATATCTTTTAGATTCAATTGAAGTAATCTGAAATAAATAAATATACCAAGAATTCCAAGCTCCGGAATTAATGTGAACCAAAGGGAATGGGCAACACGTCCATACATTCCCCTCGTAAAACGGTCTCCCTGATACTCGTGAAATCGTATCTGAAAGTTATTCCCACCAACCCCAAGTGGATTATCAATAAACATGTCCCAGGCCGATAACCAAGAATTAATTCGCTCGGATCCTGTATTGTCTTCAGTATTGGCAATTGTTTCTATTTCGGCCCAATACTTGTCGCTAACACATAGGATCATAATTATTGCAATTAAACTTAAAATTATTAGTGTTACTATTTTTTTTTTGACATTGTCCATACGGCGAAACAGATAGCCAAAAGGCCAACAAATCCTCCTCGTGAAAAGGATGTCACAACTGCCATAACGCCTACTATTGCAGCAAACAGATAAATATATTTATATACTTTTCGTTTTTCTTTAAAAAACAGGAAATAACAAAATGGAATCCATGTGTTCAGATATAGGCTCAGGTCATTTTCATCAGTAAAATAATTGCCCGGCCCCTTGCCACCGTGAGTAAGGCTATAAATAGAAACATAAGCCATTAGGATTATGAAAAGAAATACCAATTTCTTGAGGCGATTAATAGAATCGAGACAGAATATCATTGATAGAGTAAATGGCAAGTACAACATTTGAGCTAAGGTTGTTTTATACGCATAATAACCATTTTTTGCAAATGGTATGTAGCACCCTAGTAGCACGACAAAAAGCCAAAGATACCGAATCTGAGGTGCGGGAATTTTAAATATAGCATTGCGAGTAATAAGAAAAAATGACAATAAAAGTATCAAAATCATCGATGGCTTAATATTGCTGATTACAGGTAGTACTGTCTGAGGCCTACCATAGTCGAAAATTATATATAAGCAAATAAAGAAGAACCAAGCTTCTTTTTCAGGTTCAATCTTTCTATTTTCTATATTCCCAAACACTATAATAAGTCTTCAAGCATAGATTTATATTTGTTAATATATACTCGTTCGGACAGCTTTTTTTGAACATAATCATGACCATTTTTTGATATTTGCTGCGCAAATTTTTTATCCGATAGAATAATTGTAAGCTTTTCGGCCAAATCAGTATAGTCTTCTTTCTTGAACAAAAGTCCGTTGAAACCGTCAATAATTAATTCCGGCACGCCATCAATGTTTGAAGCAATTATCGGTTTATGTGAGGCCATAGCCTCCCTCAGAACGCGCGGTGAAGAATCGGTTCGAGATGCCAATACATAAACTGAGCAATTAGCCATCAACTGAACGACTTCATTGTAGTAGACAGGATCACACAATTCAATTTTCGGGTTATTGTTTGCCAATTTTTCAAAATATTCGCGCCCCTCAGGGCACCAACCGACAATTTTCAATTTGTATTGAGGAAAATTAGGAGATATTTTTTTAAACGCCTTTATAAGGACATCAACACCTTTTAGATACCAGGGGTATCCAACTAGGAGTATATATTTATGATCATTTTTTTGAGCATCAAGAAAATTTTTAATGGGCACAAAATTTGGGAAGACGACGGTATTTATATTATATTTTAATTTCAACGGTTTTAGTTGTAAGGCATAAACCAATTTTACTATCCCAGCTCTTTTAAGTGAATAGCGAATCATCGATTGTGCAAGCCTATGCTTTAGTTTATCGGTAAAACTTGGTGCTACCCCCCCCCCCAACCAAAGGTAAAGGCTGCTTCAAAATTTCCATTAACTTCGATAACCACTTTCGCGCCAATATAATTGCCTATTAATAGAGCTAACATACCGGATAATAAAGGATTAGGAGAGACTATGATATCAATTTTGTTCTTTTGTGTATAGAAACAAACAAATCTGATGATATTAAAAATATAAAATAAATTGCGCTTTAATGCCCCCCCCTGGTGATATAAAAAAGGGTGATATTGAAAATTACCAATATTCTTTAACTTCAAATATTTTTTTTCACAAACAGGAGTGATAATTATACCCGATGAAAACTCGGAAAAGTAGTGGTACTTACTTTTAATTTTTCCTGATATATCGGGTAGATCTGGCCCTGAATGTAAAAAGAGTATATTTAGGGAATCCATTTCTACACACTCGTTACTTTTTTATGATTATTTTAATTTTTTGCAACATCGGCTTATCAAAAGATAATATATAAAAAATATACACGCTGCCTCCGAGCACCACTTTTATAATCAAGTGCACCGCATTTTCATATTGTGAGCTCATCTTTAAGAAATTTAATAATGATCCAGAAAGTAATACCACAAGTGACATCAATATAACGCCCATTAGCGGTGTTTTAAGATTTAGGATATAATCCTTGTAAGATAACCCAATTTGCCTAAGGGTAAAATGATTCCAACCAATGCATAGCAGCAAATAACTTGTAAACCATGGATAAACCATAGCGTTAAGTCCATAGGGTGCGGCCAGAAAGAAGGAAGCCGGCATAAATATCAACATTACAATATTAAAACCCAAATAGAATTTGGGCCTTCCTTGGGCACCATGAACCATGCTGTTAACAGCACTCAGCGGCGTAACTATTTCTGTAAGACACATCATTTTAAAAATGAATATCATAGGGTACCATTTTTTATCGAGCAGTAGCCGTACCAATTCATCTCCTATCAAAAAACCACCAATAAATAATGGCAGGACCAAACAAGTAATTGTTTTTACAATATCAAGATAGAAGGTATTGAAACGATTTTTATCAGTATTCAATTTGGCAAATGCGGGGAATGCCACCTGATTTATCAAACTAACAATTTTATCATTTGGAATCCGCGATAATTGTTTTGCAAAGCTATAGATCCCTAAGGTGCCAGGATTCCATAATCGACCTGCAAAAAAGGAATCTGATTTTTTATTGATATATCCGATGGAGTTGCCTAATGCGATCTGGTATCCAAAGTTAAAATACTCAATTGCTTCCTTGTAGACAAACTTAAAAGAGGGGCGCCAATCCTGTAGTATAATGACCAATATTAAACAGGTAAAATTTTTTACAATTGTGCCCCCAATCAAGGTCCAGACCCCCCAACCTATATAAGCCGTTGCGATCATAAATATGCATGATACAATGATCCCAGTGGCGTCAATAAACCCCGATGCCTTAAATTTAAATTGTTTCCTAAGTAGATTTAGAGGTACAATTTGAATGCCAGTTAATATAAAGACTATTGAGACGGTTTGTGTAATTGATATAACTCGCGACTCTTTGAATATCCATGCAGTGGGATAGGCAAGGAAAAAGCAACAGCATGCAAAAAAAAGACTAATTGCGATGCTGCTCCAAAAAACTGATGATAGTTCACTATTGGTTGGATGGGGACGTTGGATAATTGCAGCCCCTAATCCAAGCTCACTAAACATCATGGCATAGCCGGTGATAAATGTGGCCATTTCCATCAATCCATAATCTGCGGGGACTAGCATTCTAGCCACAAAAATAGTTGAAATCCAGGAGACTATCTGGCTAATCATTTTGAATAAAGCTAACCAAGTCGCACCTTTAAAGGCTTTTACTTCAGTTGTATCTATCATAGTTTTAGCCAATGGATATTTTTGGTCCCTGATATGAGCACGATCAAATTGCCTAATCCCTTGACCCGTGTTCGTGCCCATGTGAATGAAAAGTGTACCACTTTCAGGAAAATAAAAATGTACCACCACACGAGGTTGGAATTTACAATGGCCCCTTGCATCTGGGACTGTACGCTGACTAGGGTGGTTAAAGAACTGGGCTGCGTCCCTGGGGAGACCCGCCTCTTGTAAAGACGGTAATAGGCACTACGAAGTTCTAAGCGAAAAGATGACGTAGGCTGCTTAATCTGAAAACCGTAGTCGTGATCATCACTTGATAATTATTCGATGCATGTAATTGATACTATGAGCAATCTCAAAAAAACGACCAAATTTATACCAAGCATAAATGTTTGAAATTACGCATATTTAAACATGCGATAACTATCTGTAAAAATTGTAAATAAATCTAGACATGATATCTGAATATGTAATAAAATAAGGATGGAACTAACAAACGAACAATGGAAACGGATAGAGCCGATACTCTTATCTTCAGCATTAACCAAAGATCCAAGAGGACGCCCAGCACGCGATCCCCGGGAGGTGCTCAACGGTATTTTGTGGATCATGCGCACTAGAGCGCCTTGGAAAGACTTGCCGCAGCGGTATCCGCCGTACCAGACATGCCATCGACGGTTCCAGCAGTTGGTCAAACAAGGGGTTTCCCGACGTATTGCCCAAGAGTTGCTCGAAGACCTGAATGAACGCGGTAAAAGCGATATCACAGAGGCGTTTATAGACGTGTCCTTCGCACCGGTAAAAAAGGGGTGCTTGCTGTCGCCAAGACAAAGCGTGACAAAGGCACCAAGATCATGGCAATCGCAGACGCTGCTGGTCTTCCTGTCGCCGCTTTCGTTGAAAGCGCTTCGCCCCACGAAGTAAAACTTGTCGAAGATACGATTGACAGCAGCTTTACACAGTATGCCCCTGATAAGCTGATTGGTGACAAGTCGTACGACAGCGATAAACATAACGATCAGCTCCTTGACGAACGTGGTGTTGAAATGATTGCACCACATCGTAAAGTAAGGAAAAAACCGAATACCCAAGCCGGCAGGAAACTCAGACGCTATAGGCGCCTATGGGGAAGGTCGAGCGTCTGTTCGTTTGGCTGGCTTCAGAATTACAGGCGATTGATTGTCCGCTACGAATACCATGTGGAAAATTTCCTGGCTATGGTTCAACTTGGTTGCATTAAAATACTACTTCGATTTTTTTGAGATGGCTTCTAATCAAGAAAGAAGTGTGCTTTCACTTTTTTATCTTTAATACTTTCATCGAAATGATTTACACGAATTGTGTTTTTATTTGATAACAGCATTTTTTTGTATAATGAGACTTTCATTATTACTTTGGCAGGATTCCCCATAATTACCGAGTTTGATGCAATCTTACCGCGGACAACAGATCCTGCGCCTATTACACAATTATCACCAATCTCTGTGCCAGGAAGGATTGTACAATTCATACCAATAAAACAATTATTCCCTACAATTATGCGATTATAATTGTTCATATCATTAGAATGATCATTCCAATTATAAAACAACCAGGCGCCCCCGTCATGTGTTATAAAGTATGTCCCTGATGCAATAACAACATTATTACCAATAGTTATAAGATAAGGTTCTGAAGAAAACTCTATAGTATATAACCTGCAATTTAAACCAAGTTTAACGCCCATTCTTTTAGCTTTTTCTGTTCTCCAGCGAAAAATTTCGAACTTTCTAAGGTAAGATAGATAAATTTTATCATAAACCACTATCGGAAAAATTCTAATATTGAACTTGATTTCTAGTAGTTGGTAAAGTTTGTATAGTGACTTTAAAATTAATTTTTTCATTGTATGGGCTTCTTTCGAGCTTATTCATCATTTTCTATTCAAACTCACTATTGTCCGGTTAAGTTTCAAATAAATTCAATTGGATATGTTGGTAGTCATTTTCGTTTCTGTAACTAGTCATTGTAAGCAACTGTTGTAATGGCACTTTTTCAAATAAAGTCAAACTCAGTAGCTGTAAAATTGTGTAGAGGCTGTGCTCAATCCGAAGACGCTTTTTCAATATTGCGACCAAAACGTATACAGATATAGCGATCCAGATCTGAGTCTTGACAGCGTTTTCTGATGTGCCGAAAAATGCTTTGATTCGCAGATGCTGCTTGATCCACTTGAAAAATAGTTCTACCTGCCAGCGACATCGGTATAAATCGGAGATCGTTAGTGCAGGCAGCGTAAAGTGGTTTGCCAGAAAAATTAATTGAAGCGCCTGTTGCTCGTCGACGTACCGGATCCTGCGAAGCTTCTGCGGATAATCTCTGCGACTGTTGTAACCTGTTAATACAACGGTCTGGTCACAACGAAGACCGCAGGATACATCAACAGGGTGGGAGTACAGTCGCCGCATTTTCGTATTCGTCTTGGAGCGGATTATGAAAAAAGCCGGCGTTTGATTTAGTGAAAATAGGCGGCTGAAATCCAAGTAGCTACGGTCCATGACATAAATAGCACCAGCTTCTGGGATCAAAATGTCCAATACGTTGACATCATGGACCTTGCCCTCAGTGATATCTACAAACGAGGGAATGTTTCCCCGCAGATCCAGCAAGGTATGCAGCGTAACGGCGCTTTTGGTTTTACGGAAACGAGCCCATGGAAATACCGAAAGACAAAGATCGATCGTGCTGGCATCCAGCGCGTAGACTGTTTCATCGAGTTCCACTCCGAAGTCTTCGCCGGCATAGAGGTCCTTTGCAATCAGAATCAGCAGCTGAGCAAAATCGCGATAAATTCTCCAATCGCGGGTCTCGTTTGCATCTGCCAAGGTACTACGGGAGACTTTACCACGAAATCCGGTGTGGTATAGCTTTTTATCCATGGCTCGCAGGCAGCATTCGATGTCCCGTAAGCTCTCCCGGTAAGTCAGTTGGGCAAAGGCCATACAAAGGTACTGATCAAAACATGTGAAAGAACGAACCCGGTAGTTACCTTGATACCGGTCAACGCACCGTCGGAATTGGTGCATTGGAAGATTGTCCAAAACTTGAGCGAATACGGTGCTCCCTCTGTTCATGACAAGGATCCTCCCGCAAGATTATTGTCCTCCCGGGAGGGGTATCGCTCATTGAGGCAAATTTCAAATCGATTACGATCAAAATGGCAATATTTCTATATTATATCTATAAGTTGAGTGCTATTTGAAAAACTTTAACCGGACATTAGTGATTCAAACTAAAATGATAATCGGAACTGATATCGGTTACAACTCAACAGCCTATTGCCTTATTGAAGGTACAAGTCTTCATACCGTTTAACCATCTTTTCTGCAGTGAAATCTTGTTCAAATAATTGTCGCCCATTTTGTATACAGCTATTTCGTAAACAATCATTATCAAGAAGATTTATAACTGCTGCAGAAATTCTATCAGGCTCTCCGGGAGGCACTAAAAGTCCGGTGATTCCATTTTTGATTGCAGTACTGACTCCTCCAACATCGGTTGCTACCACAGGAATCCCGACTGCCAAGGCTTCAAGCAGAACCATTGGCAGACCCTCCCATAAAGACGGTAGTACATATATATCCAGAACTGATAATATTTCGGTCATATCAAGGCGAGGTCCCAGAAAAAGAACGTGACTACTGATGCCAAGTTTTTTGGCTTCTTTTAGCAAATTTTGCCTCAAAGGGCCATCACCTGCAATTAAAAGGGTTATTTCTGCATAACGCCTAATGAGATTGGGCATGGCACGCAATAAATAAATAATACCTTTTTGCTCAGTGAGTCGGACTCCAAGACCTATAATCGGACCTTTACGAGTTAAGCCAAGCTCGTCTCGTTTCAATTTGGGGTTGAAATTATATTGGAAGAGTTTTCTATCGATTCCATTAGGGATCATTACAATTTTTTTGCGTGATATTTTTTCATAACGATTTAAGTTTTCACATGTATGATCAGATACACCGACGATTTTAGAAACAAAATGTGATAAAAACCACTCAGAAAACATATAACGTTTTTTGTCCGGAAAAGCCCTTGCGTGATCAGTGTGAATAATTTTACGAACTCCGGTTAACAATCCGGCAATGGTTCCGTCAATCATTGCCTGAGTATTGTGAGTATGAATAACTTTAAATGCACCTTCACGAACAAATCTTGAAACTTTAATGAAAGATAGATAATCGGGTTTTGAACTATTCTTTGGCAACAAGAAAAGAGGGATTTTCAATTGATTAATTTTTGTAGCTAATTCCCCCATCTCGTTTAGGCAGAGTACTGTAACGTTAAATTTGTTTTTATTAATACAACGGCAAATATTGACGACAACCTGCTGCAATCCACCTATGGCGAGATCATGCGTAATGATTAAAAGATTTTTCATTGTTGATTTAATAGTCCTTTATAAATTTTTTCTATCTTTTCAATTGTGCGAACCATGGTGAATTTATTTACTCGCAAGAGTGCATTTTTTGATATGCTTTTCCGTATGGAGCTATTTTTTATCAACACCAATATCTTTTCGGCAATTTGTTCACTTTCCGGTGGCACTAGAAAACCACTGACACCATGTTCTATACTTTCCACTGCGCCGCCTAAATTAGTAGCAATAATAGGCTTACCTGAAGACATCCCCTCTAAAATGACATGAGGAAAAGGGTCGGGTTTTATAGAGGCATTAATCTGAATATCTAATGCGTTAATGATATCGGGTATATCATTCCTATACCCTGTTAGAATGACTTTATGCTCAAGTCCATGTGTTGTAATCTTATTCAAGAGATGTTTTTCGAACTCAGTGTCAGTTGATGAATTCTTGCCTGTATCACCAACCAATAGACAATAAAAATCTGACATCTCCTCATTTACGAGATTTAAAGCATCGATTAAAAGTTCTTGTCCTTTCCAACGACGAATATTTCCGATTAAACCGATGATAGTAAAGTTTGAAGGTATATTGAATTCAACTCTTATATTTTCCGCAGTTTTTTTAATTTTATTTCGGAATACATCGGGTGATATCCCATCATGAACGGTTTCCACTATTTCGGGGGCTATACCTTGTCTTTTAATATTGATTGCAATTACATCTGAAACTGGCAAAATCTTCTTATACTTTTTAACCATAAATCGAAAAAAGAGTGTTCTGGGGTAATTTGTAAAGTTTCTTTCGTGAGTTACGCATGGTATGTTGGCCAAAGCGCATGCCACCAACCAATTGAAATACCCTCCGCTGACAGAATTATTTAAGTGAACTATCTTAATTCTATTTTTTTTGATATAAACAAGGCATTTAAATACAATAAAAAAATTTATTAGAAGATTAATAACTTTGCGTATTACACTTATTCTGAGCTTTGAAAAAGGCTTCACATGAAATATTTCAGTCCTGCACTCTTTTTTGAAAGTATCAATTAAGGAGTGAGATTCATAAAATAACGCAATGGGCTCAAATTGCATTTTATTGAGATGTTGAATAAGGTACAAAAGACAATAATGGGAACCGCCAATTGTGCCATCGGCAGTTTGTTCAACAAAAAGAATTTTATTCCGCATATAATGCCATCATCTTATGATTTGAACAGAAATTAGGTTCATCCGGCTAAAGCGTACCTTAGGTTGAAAAAAGTGGACATCCATGTCTTTCAAAAGGCACCACAACAATTAGAAAGGCGTCTCGGATGTCCACAAGCTGAGACCTTTGCACAACCACCCTCCCCAGCCGTGCGCATTACCTGGGGTGGCCGCATATTTTACTTCTATCTCGCTTTAAAAATTCGCATAAATACTACGAAATACGTTTATCCTATTGTTATCTATGTTTATTTATGTCATAATGCTTCTAAATTTCAATCTATCAGGAGGCATCATGGCATACCGTAAACCCCAACGCTACTTTTCCTTCGCCGACCTTGCCGTCGAAAAGCATGCCGATAAAAACCGCGCCCTGGCCGTGCTCAAGCAGCTCAATTTGACCATCGACTGGAATCCTATCAAAAAACTCCTGGACCAATTCTACCAAACCGGCAAACAGATCGAAGGCGGCAAGGCCTACCCGCCCCTTTTGCTATTCAAATGCCTGCTGCTTTTAAAAATGGTTTCAGATCCCCTCCGACCCGGAGCTCGAAAGCCAGATCAACGACCGCATCTCCTTTAAATCCTTCCTGGGATTGCCCCTGGATCAGGCCGCTCCGGATCACTCCACCTTTTCCAGATTCCGCAGCCGCCTGTCCAAGCAAGCCATGATAAAGCTCAACAGCGCGCTGCTTGCCCAGCTGCATCAGCACGGGATCACCGTCAATGAAGGCGTCGCCATCGATGCCCGCCTCGTTAAATCCGCTTCAAAACCAGTCTCAAACGATAAGCTCACCGAGCTTCGCGACAAAAACGCCGGCCCCGACGGCAACCTGGATAAAAACGGCAATCCGAAAAAATTCTCCCGCGATCTTGAATCCGACTGGACCATCAAAAACGATCTCCCCCATTTCGGCCTGAAAGAACATGCCGCAGTCGAGGTGGAAAATGGACTGATTTTGTCAACCACCCTCACCCCGGCCTCCCACAGCGACTCGACCTATCTGCCCTATGCCA
This Desulfatitalea tepidiphila DNA region includes the following protein-coding sequences:
- a CDS encoding transposase, which gives rise to MSFKSFLGLPLDQAAPDHSTFSRFRSRLSKQAMIKLNSALLAQLHQHGITVNEGVAIDARLVKSASKPVSNDKLTELRDKNAGPDGNLDKNGNPKKFSRDLESDWTIKNDLPHFGLKEHAAVEVENGLILSTTLTPASHSDSTYLPYATIYSMHTDQKIDVVYADKGYAGAPNRNFLAMNQIADGIMRKNNINASLTEAEIARNKSISKKRYIVEQYFGLATLFDDRSRARFTTIVKNSIDAMFRQFAFCNLQKGARILRRLPA